From the Vibrio tubiashii ATCC 19109 genome, the window ACTCTTGCGCAGAGGGCGCTGACATGCAGCGACGAAATCGTCCATGTTCAGACCTTGAGGAAGAATGGATTCGATTTCAGACAGGAACTCTTCTGGTAGATAAACGTTATGGTGCAAAGCTTTGTCTCGACTGGCTTAAAAGGTCGCTGATTATAGCCAAATAATAGGAAAAACGCAGCGGTTAGGCTGCGTTTTATTAGGTAAATAGTGAATAATTCGTTGAGTGCTAGGGTTTAGGAATAGCCGCTCGCCATTCTTTCCAACCATCTTCTGCTTTAGCGTAAAGATAGAAAGATTGACCTTGCTCAGCGATTGGTTCTAGCTGTTTTTGCTCTGGAGTGGAGAAGGTGATACCTCCACGAACTAAACTATCAAATGTACCCGCTTTGATGTTTGCTCCAGTTAAGCCGATAGACACATCAACACCTGATGTATTCCAGAAAACGCTATTGCGTCGCACCAGGTAAGCGTAATTAGGGTCAATGACTACGGTAGAAACCACGCGATCAGCAAATTCTCCCAATTCAACCTTAGTCACTTCACCGACTTCAATCTCTCGGTAAAGGACAGGTGTACCGGCGCTGATTGAGCCGCGAGATTCACTTTGCAGAGTAAAGGTAACGCCACGGATAGCTTTCTTATTGGTATGCAAGGCGAATTGGTTCTTAGTTTTCCCCTTACCTGGTTGTACGCTGATGGATTGAGCGAGCAAGTTCTGAATATTCTTGACACCCCGTAAACCAACTTCCGCTTTTGGTAGCCAGAAGTAAGAGCCTTCAACGGCAATCGTATCAGTATACTCCGGAAGAATGCGCGCTTTGACTTCGACACTCTTACGCTCAAAGTTAGGCACCACAAGCGTTACTTCACCGACTTTTACGCCGTTATAGTTGATGCTTGTTCCCTTCGAAAGTGTGTTCTCGCCTTCAAGCGTCAGAGTGATCACTTGGCCAAACTTACGAGCCGTCTTGAAATCTTTATACAGTAGCCATTTGTCATTTTGCTTATTGTCGACCCCTGGCAGTGAGTCAAACGCAATGCCACCTTGAATCAGGGATTTGAGTGGCGCGGCCTTAACATTAATACCCGCAAGGCTGGCATCAATCTCAACGCCGGAGCGATTCCAAAATACGGTTTGCTCTGTGACTAAATGTTTATACTGGTTTTCGATACTGGCTGAGATAATGACGCCACCATCAACTAGATAGAAATCAGCCACGTTACCAACTTGAAGGTTACGATAGAGCAGTGGGCTACCTTTGCTAATCGGAGGCAACTCGTTAGCGTACATCGTTAACTTAGTCGACCCAGACATATTGTACTTCGCTAGTTCAGCCAGCGACTTACTTGGGTAGAGTCGATACTCTTCCAGTGCGTTTTCTTTTCCTTCACTGACAAAACTGATTGAACCAGTCAGGAGTTGTTTAGCAGGTGGGACGCTGATATTTAGACCAGACTCTGTCAATTCAGCACTGGCACTGCCGGTCACAAAGAAACGGTTCTGAGATTTGATCAAATGGGCGTAATCGCTATCAACTAAAGCGTCGAGTTGAACTTTATCGTCCACTAAACGAACTTGAGTCACACTACCGACACTAATACCGCGATAGAGAATATGAGCGCCCTCATCTAAGCCAAATGAGTTGTCTGCAACCAAGTGAACCGACACCGAGCGAGCTTGTTGGCGATTAAACTCATCCTTTCTAACGGCACTAAACTTACGCGAGCGATTTCCTTCACCCGGCACAATCGTTAAGAAGTTACCTTTAACGATGTTGGCAATGTTTTCCACACCGGAAAGTGACACTTTGGCTTCTTCGAGAATAAATTTACTGCCCGTGGTCAGCATATCGCTGAAAGCGGGTTGAATGGCTGCTGAAGCGATAATACTTTCGCGGCCATTACTCAGTTCTAAATCAGTGATCTGGCCGATTTCGATACCGCGATACATGATTGGCGCACCGTTTTCACTGATGTTGTTGTTGTCTGGAAGCTCAACCTTAATTGCAATACCACGACCTGCCGTTTTGATGTCGGGGTAGAGCCTAAATTCAGTGTTGTCAGCAACAGGCGCGCCTCCATCTGGAGAGTCAACGGCGATAGAGCCGCCAATTAGTGCGCTTAGGCTTTCAAGACGCACATCGACACCTTCAAAACCAATATTGGCACCAATACCGCTTACGTTCCAAAAGCGACTGTCATCGGTGATGATATGTCGGTACTCATCTTGGATAGAAGCTTGAATTACGACGTGTTTTGAATCTGAATGGAGCTGATAGCTATATACTTCGCCAATTGGAATTTTACGATACACAATTTGCGAACCAACAGAGATTCCTCCAAGGTCACGCGCTTTGAGTGAAATATTCAACCCTTCACTTGCCATAAGATCAGATGGCGCGCGCTCTAGAGCTGTAAACTCTGTTTCTGGCTCTGACGGGTTACTGCTCGGTGATATGGCGATGTAGTTGCCTGAAACTAGCGCATCGAGCCCAGAGATTCCTGATAGGCTCGCGGTAGGCTTGACCATCCAAAATCGAGTCTCTTTCGTCAGCAGTTTGGTTGCTTCAGGGTAAATATCTGCGTCTACATAAATACTTTGCAAATCTTCCGCTAGGTTGATGTCTTTCACCATACCCACTTCTAGGCCCTGGTAGCGAATGGTTGTTCTACCTGCAATTAGGCCTTGTGCATCAGAAAAGTAGATTTGGACACGTTGCCCAGCATCTTGAACCGCTTTAAACACCAACCATCCTGCTAATACCATGGTCAATATAGGTAGCAGCCACAATGGCGATAGCCCTTTATTGCGCTTGATATTAGGCGAGTAAGAGTTTTGTGTCGGAGAAGGATTACTCATTTAGTGACTCTTTGTTTTTGTTTTCGTCTGGGTAGTTATCCCAAATCAACCTCGGATCCATGCTTTCTGCAGCTAGCATTGTCAATACAACAACGATACCAAATGCAACCGCCCCATACCCGGGCGTGAAATCAAGGATTTGGCCTCGATCAACTAATGTCATCATGATGGAGATAACGAACAAGTCCATCATGGACCATCGACCGATCCACTTAATAATGAAATAGATGGTCATTCTGTGTCTGTGGTAGACCTTACGCTTAAACTGGATGGCGAGTAGTAGATAGGACAAGCCAAGAATTTTCGCGACAGGTACAACAATACTGGCGACAAAGATAATTACAGCGATTCCCGTCATGCCGCTTTTAACTAAAGAAGCGACCCCTGAAAAGATCGTATCTTCCAACCGCTTACCATTGGTTAGAAGAATGGAAATAGGGATTAAGTTGGCTGGGAAAATCGCAATCGAAGCGGCAATGAGGTAAGCCCATGTTTTTTGAATCGAACGCGGCTTACGGTGGTGAATAGGGCTATGACAGCGTTTGCACTCAGTCCCTTCAGGTTGAGATAGGTGACAATGGTGACAGTGTAGCGTTTTTTCTATTGCAGCGTACTTGTCTTCTGGTTCATACACTTCCCAGTACCTGCGGACACTCACGCGAGTGACAAGTAGCACGGTTGATACCTGAAGAAGCAGTAGGCCTATCAAACCAGGCCCAACAATGATGTCTGAATAGTCTTGTAGTTTGAAACAAGAAATGGCGATACTCACCAAGAACACGTCGATCATCACCCAAGGTTTTAAGTGTTGGACAAGGGCTAACGATACCTTGAGTAGTTTAAATTGGTGATACTTTAAGGCGATGTGCGCCGTCACTACTGAACTGCAAACAATCAACGGGGCGATAGAACTACAGAAAAAGATCAGTAATGAGAGCATAACGAAGCCTTCTTGAAACAGAGTAAAGACTCCGTCTGGAAGGGTCGCAGGTATCATGACGCCAAACAGGCGAATACTAATAAAATCGAAAAAGTGGGAAGGAATAAACAGTAGCAGACAGGTTAGCGCAATCGCGAGATTACCTGAAAGAGAAGGGCGACCGCCTCGGTATAATTTGGTGTTACATCGAGGGCAGTAGGCACTTTTACCGCGCTCGACTGTCACTAAATCAACAGGGAGCTCACAACCATCGCATAGTCGAATCGACGTTAAGGACGATGAGTGGGCGCGGAGAGGTTGAGGGGGGCTCATTGCTCCCCTCCGCTCAAATAGGCATAGGAATGGTTAACTGTGCGATTGCACATTACCATATAATGTTTGATATAAACCTTGTTGTTCAACCAACTCTCCGTGTGTACCCGCTTGGCTCACTTGCCCATCTTCTAGTACGTAAATTAGATCTGCTTGTTTTACCGCAGATAATCGGTGCGCTACGATCAGTGTAGTACGACCTTGCAAAAATTCTGTCAGTGCTTTATGCAAGGCTGCTTCTGTCGCCGTATCAAGGGCGGACGTTGCCTCATCCAAAATGACAAACTTTGGATTACTTAAAATCATTCGCGCAATAGCTAATCGCTGCCTTTGACCACCAGACAAACGGATACCGCT encodes:
- a CDS encoding MlaD family protein, giving the protein MSNPSPTQNSYSPNIKRNKGLSPLWLLPILTMVLAGWLVFKAVQDAGQRVQIYFSDAQGLIAGRTTIRYQGLEVGMVKDINLAEDLQSIYVDADIYPEATKLLTKETRFWMVKPTASLSGISGLDALVSGNYIAISPSSNPSEPETEFTALERAPSDLMASEGLNISLKARDLGGISVGSQIVYRKIPIGEVYSYQLHSDSKHVVIQASIQDEYRHIITDDSRFWNVSGIGANIGFEGVDVRLESLSALIGGSIAVDSPDGGAPVADNTEFRLYPDIKTAGRGIAIKVELPDNNNISENGAPIMYRGIEIGQITDLELSNGRESIIASAAIQPAFSDMLTTGSKFILEEAKVSLSGVENIANIVKGNFLTIVPGEGNRSRKFSAVRKDEFNRQQARSVSVHLVADNSFGLDEGAHILYRGISVGSVTQVRLVDDKVQLDALVDSDYAHLIKSQNRFFVTGSASAELTESGLNISVPPAKQLLTGSISFVSEGKENALEEYRLYPSKSLAELAKYNMSGSTKLTMYANELPPISKGSPLLYRNLQVGNVADFYLVDGGVIISASIENQYKHLVTEQTVFWNRSGVEIDASLAGINVKAAPLKSLIQGGIAFDSLPGVDNKQNDKWLLYKDFKTARKFGQVITLTLEGENTLSKGTSINYNGVKVGEVTLVVPNFERKSVEVKARILPEYTDTIAVEGSYFWLPKAEVGLRGVKNIQNLLAQSISVQPGKGKTKNQFALHTNKKAIRGVTFTLQSESRGSISAGTPVLYREIEVGEVTKVELGEFADRVVSTVVIDPNYAYLVRRNSVFWNTSGVDVSIGLTGANIKAGTFDSLVRGGITFSTPEQKQLEPIAEQGQSFYLYAKAEDGWKEWRAAIPKP
- a CDS encoding paraquat-inducible protein A, with the protein product MSPPQPLRAHSSSLTSIRLCDGCELPVDLVTVERGKSAYCPRCNTKLYRGGRPSLSGNLAIALTCLLLFIPSHFFDFISIRLFGVMIPATLPDGVFTLFQEGFVMLSLLIFFCSSIAPLIVCSSVVTAHIALKYHQFKLLKVSLALVQHLKPWVMIDVFLVSIAISCFKLQDYSDIIVGPGLIGLLLLQVSTVLLVTRVSVRRYWEVYEPEDKYAAIEKTLHCHHCHLSQPEGTECKRCHSPIHHRKPRSIQKTWAYLIAASIAIFPANLIPISILLTNGKRLEDTIFSGVASLVKSGMTGIAVIIFVASIVVPVAKILGLSYLLLAIQFKRKVYHRHRMTIYFIIKWIGRWSMMDLFVISIMMTLVDRGQILDFTPGYGAVAFGIVVVLTMLAAESMDPRLIWDNYPDENKNKESLNE